Proteins from a genomic interval of Polyodon spathula isolate WHYD16114869_AA chromosome 1, ASM1765450v1, whole genome shotgun sequence:
- the LOC121328003 gene encoding taste receptor type 2 member 106-like has translation MTPVVLGELVGDGLLACLGVAGNTFILSSNAWHFWSGAREKPGHLLAGEMTISCIAVANLLMNLIGFLWFVIKTFHLECLFGNVAYKCIIYSLIVTGACSFWFTNCLCVFYLVKIINVPNAFFIRLKRNISVLTSTFLVITFTFIPTILSFQFHQTNISEANGNVSESACNVYMTNYIPTGIQILSGVLLLYLPAGSMAYVCVRIVVYLHHHIKRMKRSSYSETPLSSSLQAQIRISRMITCLVIVYLLCDTVLFLVLLGRLFFMQQQFDSHLRGFCYFCFHRGHSLHNNF, from the coding sequence ATGACGCCCGTTGTCTTGGGTGAGTTGGTTGGTGATGGATTATTGGCATGTCTGGGGGTTGCTGGGAACACATTCATCCTCAGCAGTAATGCCTGGCACTTTTGGAGTGGAGCAAGAGAGAAGCCAGGTCACCTCCTTGCTGGAGAAATGACAATCTCATGCATCGCTGTTGCCAACTTGCTCATGAATCTGATTGGCTTCCTGTGGTTTGTGATAAAGACCTTCCACTTGGAATGCCTGTTTGGGAATGTAGCATACAAGTGTATAATTTATTCTCTCATAGTGACTGGGGCATGCAGCTTTTGGTTCACCAACTGCCTGTGTGTCTTTTATCTGGTGAAGATCATCAACGTCCCCAACGCCTTCTTCATCAGACTGAAGCGTAATATCTCCGTCCTGACTTCCACATTTCTAGTCATCACTTTTACCTTCATCCCTACCATTTTGTCTTTTCAGTTCCACCAAACAAACATTTCGGAAGCCAACGGAAATGTTTCTGAGTCAGCCTGCAATGTATACATGACAAATTATATCCCCACTGGGATTCAGATCTTGAGTGGGGTCCTGCTGCTCTACCTGCCTGCAGGCAGCATGGCATATGTCTGTGTCCGGATCGTGGTCTACCTGCACCATCACATTAAGAGGATGAAAAGAAGCAGTTATTCTGAAACTCCTTTATCTTCTTCTCTACAGGCCCAAATCAGGATCTCCAGAATGATCACCTGTTTGGTCATCGTCTACTTGCTCTGTGACACAGTCCTTTTCCTGGTTCTCTTGGGCAGATTATTTTTTATGCAACAACAATTTGATTCACACCTTCGGGGCTTTTGCTATTTCTGCTTTCACCGGGGGCACAGCCTCCATAATAATTTTTGA